The Flammeovirgaceae bacterium genome contains a region encoding:
- a CDS encoding ATP-binding cassette domain-containing protein: MSEELLKAIIQLFAIVARERITEDERNNIKEFLSLHLNRDLTKYYLNLFDDFCKNHKIESAQDLSTLDPETIQFVDDWSRIMQISKQVNQALTMQQKLVLIVKIIELVFADWEISERQENLIFYIGQALKIPRKEIDALRNFVVGQDIDELSAPNVLVIDEGYDDKPYPGPRIIEKNINGLVAILKLEETYFIKYLGISVLYLNSIPLKSRKVDIFPTGSTIRGDKIEPIYYSDIVGRFLVGGQQQKITFTADHIFYHFKSGRAGLQNINIAEQGGKLIGIMGASGSGKSTLLNVLNGSEPPSSGRVAINGIDIHEHPDKVQGIIGYIPQDDLLIEDLTVFENLYYAARLCFGQYTKQQVAELVERVLNQLGLSETRNLKVGSPMQKTISGGQRKRLNIGLELLREPTILFVDEPTSGLSSRDSENIMDLLKELSLRGKMIFVVIHQPSSDIFKMFDTLIILDVGGFQIYYGNPVESVIYFRDIINAANKTQGACPECGNINPEQVFNIIETKVVNEYGRLTNTRKISPGQWYQYFKQKLKIPRVEHSREALPVTQAIAGKFSQLKVFMIRDVLAKLSNKQYLYINLLEAPVLAFFISFMVKYYNVLSGSDARYSFYDNTNIPVYFFMSVVVALFFGLTVSAEEIFRDRKILKREKFLHLSRASYLYSKVAVLFGISAIQTFTFMLVGNTVLEIPLTEMRYWFILFSTACFANILGLNISAAFNSAVTIYILIPLLIIPQLLLSGVVIQFDRFNPQVGEPVGVPLMGDMMASRWAFEAYMVTQFRDNPYEKELYEWDKTIAIADFKRMYLIPELESKLSYCLNNRQHWRNQNHRELGYTLALLRNEITNELRLVGEDKLPEVVRLEIGRFDSITYDSTQQFLTRLRNYYTAKLNQATARRDAYIGEQTNTPERELAYEAFRKRYANKEVGDWVKNVTAQQRIIEYKGRFIQKYFPIYMEEHRPKHFLDYTANFYQPTKHVAGRVYNTFYFNLTIIWLMTMFLFIALYFDWLRKLIVLIESRKYKRRDRN, translated from the coding sequence ATGAGTGAAGAATTACTGAAGGCCATCATCCAGCTTTTCGCCATCGTGGCGCGCGAGCGCATTACCGAGGATGAGCGCAATAACATTAAGGAGTTTTTGAGCCTTCATCTCAACCGCGATCTGACCAAATACTACCTTAACCTTTTCGATGATTTCTGCAAAAATCACAAAATAGAATCGGCCCAGGACCTGAGCACCCTCGACCCGGAAACTATCCAGTTTGTTGACGACTGGTCGCGCATCATGCAAATCAGCAAGCAGGTAAACCAGGCCCTTACCATGCAGCAGAAGCTGGTGTTGATTGTGAAGATTATCGAGTTGGTATTTGCCGATTGGGAAATTTCCGAGCGCCAGGAGAACCTGATATTTTATATCGGTCAGGCCTTAAAAATCCCGCGAAAGGAAATTGATGCATTGCGGAATTTTGTTGTTGGCCAGGATATTGATGAACTCAGCGCCCCGAATGTATTGGTTATCGATGAAGGGTATGATGATAAACCTTACCCCGGGCCCCGGATTATTGAGAAAAATATTAACGGCCTGGTAGCCATACTGAAACTGGAGGAGACGTATTTTATAAAATACCTGGGTATTTCCGTTTTATACCTTAACAGCATTCCGCTCAAAAGCCGAAAGGTGGATATTTTCCCCACCGGCAGTACCATCCGGGGCGATAAAATTGAGCCGATTTACTACAGCGACATTGTAGGGCGTTTTCTGGTGGGCGGCCAGCAACAAAAAATTACCTTCACGGCCGACCATATTTTTTACCACTTTAAATCGGGCCGTGCCGGCTTGCAGAACATTAACATAGCCGAACAAGGTGGTAAGCTTATCGGCATTATGGGTGCCAGCGGTTCGGGTAAATCAACATTGCTCAATGTACTTAACGGGTCTGAGCCTCCTTCCAGCGGTCGGGTAGCCATTAACGGCATTGATATTCATGAACATCCCGATAAGGTTCAGGGCATTATTGGTTACATACCACAGGATGACCTGTTGATTGAAGACCTTACTGTTTTTGAGAATCTTTACTATGCTGCGCGGTTGTGTTTCGGGCAATACACAAAGCAGCAGGTTGCTGAACTGGTTGAGAGAGTACTTAATCAACTTGGCTTAAGCGAAACGCGCAATCTGAAAGTAGGTTCACCCATGCAGAAAACCATCAGCGGGGGGCAGCGTAAGAGGCTTAATATCGGGTTGGAGCTATTGCGCGAGCCCACTATTCTGTTTGTTGATGAGCCCACCTCCGGGCTTTCATCGCGCGATTCGGAAAACATCATGGACCTGCTTAAAGAGCTGTCGCTGCGCGGCAAAATGATCTTTGTGGTTATTCACCAGCCATCCTCCGACATTTTCAAAATGTTTGACACGCTGATCATCTTGGATGTTGGCGGTTTTCAGATCTACTATGGCAACCCGGTTGAGTCGGTAATTTACTTCAGGGATATTATTAATGCAGCCAACAAAACACAGGGAGCCTGCCCGGAATGCGGTAATATTAATCCTGAACAGGTTTTCAATATCATCGAAACAAAAGTTGTTAACGAATACGGCCGGCTAACCAACACCCGGAAAATTTCGCCCGGGCAGTGGTATCAGTACTTTAAACAGAAACTAAAAATTCCCCGGGTAGAGCATAGTCGTGAAGCTTTGCCTGTTACCCAGGCGATAGCCGGTAAGTTTAGCCAACTGAAAGTTTTTATGATTCGCGATGTGCTGGCTAAACTTTCGAACAAACAGTACCTGTACATTAATTTATTAGAAGCTCCGGTGCTGGCTTTCTTTATCAGTTTCATGGTAAAGTATTACAATGTGCTTTCGGGCAGCGATGCACGTTACTCGTTTTATGATAATACCAATATTCCGGTTTATTTTTTCATGAGTGTAGTGGTGGCGCTGTTTTTTGGTTTAACGGTAAGTGCTGAAGAGATCTTCCGTGACCGTAAGATTTTAAAGCGCGAAAAATTTCTGCATTTAAGCCGGGCCAGTTACCTGTACTCAAAAGTTGCTGTGCTGTTCGGCATTTCGGCTATACAAACTTTTACATTTATGTTGGTGGGTAACACGGTGCTTGAAATTCCGTTAACTGAAATGCGTTACTGGTTTATCCTGTTCAGCACCGCGTGCTTTGCCAATATCCTGGGGCTCAATATCAGCGCGGCTTTTAATTCGGCCGTTACCATTTATATACTCATTCCGTTGTTAATAATCCCTCAGCTCTTGTTAAGCGGAGTGGTAATTCAGTTTGATCGCTTTAACCCTCAGGTTGGCGAGCCGGTAGGCGTACCGCTGATGGGCGATATGATGGCTTCGCGGTGGGCTTTTGAAGCCTACATGGTTACCCAATTCCGTGATAATCCGTATGAAAAGGAATTGTATGAATGGGATAAAACGATCGCCATTGCTGATTTTAAACGAATGTACCTGATACCCGAACTTGAATCGAAGCTCTCCTATTGTCTGAATAACCGCCAGCACTGGCGTAATCAGAATCACCGGGAACTTGGTTATACCTTAGCATTATTACGTAACGAAATAACCAATGAGCTCCGGCTGGTAGGAGAGGATAAACTGCCTGAGGTGGTCAGGCTGGAAATCGGCAGGTTTGATTCAATCACCTACGACTCAACACAACAGTTTTTAACCAGGTTGAGAAACTACTACACGGCCAAACTAAATCAGGCCACAGCCAGGCGAGATGCTTATATTGGAGAACAAACCAATACGCCTGAAAGGGAATTGGCTTATGAGGCCTTCCGAAAGCGCTACGCCAACAAAGAAGTGGGCGATTGGGTGAAGAACGTTACAGCCCAGCAACGGATAATTGAGTATAAGGGCAGGTTTATTCAGAAATACTTCCCAATCTACATGGAAGAGCACCGGCCAAAGCACTTTTTAGATTATACGGCTAATTTTTATCAGCCCACCAAACACGTTGCCGGTCGGGTATATAACACCTTTTACTTTAACCTGACCATTATTTGGCTGATGACAATGTTCTTGTTCATTGCGCTTTATTTCGATTGGTTACGCAAACTGATTGTACTCATTGAAAGCAGAAAATACAAAAGGCGCGACCGGAATTAA
- a CDS encoding histone deacetylase has product MLKIAWSPTYVLKLPPNHRFPMSKYEVLPQQLLYEGTIKQENLFAPTPLEEDTILQTHEKEYWFKLKTLTLAPPEIRRTGFPLSAELVNREITIMNGTVRCTEFALTYGVAMNIAGGTHHAFTYKGEGFCLLNDIAIAANYLLANKQAKQILVVDLDVHQGNGTAQIFKNEPRVFTFSMHGANNYPLIKESSDLDIGLPDGTDDAFYLKTLDTNLKNLLDKVQPDFIFFQSGVDILETDKLGKLSVTREGCKQRDRIVLEAAKKNKIPLVASMGGGYSENFRDIIEAHANTFRLAQEIFF; this is encoded by the coding sequence ATGCTAAAAATTGCCTGGTCACCAACGTATGTACTAAAACTTCCGCCCAATCATCGCTTCCCGATGAGCAAGTACGAGGTGCTTCCACAGCAACTTTTATATGAAGGAACCATTAAGCAAGAGAATCTTTTCGCACCGACACCGCTGGAGGAGGATACAATCCTTCAAACTCATGAAAAGGAGTATTGGTTTAAACTGAAAACATTAACCTTAGCGCCACCGGAAATCAGACGAACGGGCTTTCCGCTTAGTGCTGAGTTGGTGAACCGCGAAATAACCATTATGAACGGCACGGTTCGGTGCACTGAATTTGCTTTGACTTACGGTGTTGCCATGAACATTGCCGGTGGCACACATCATGCGTTTACTTATAAAGGCGAAGGCTTTTGCCTGCTTAACGATATTGCCATAGCCGCAAACTACCTGTTGGCCAATAAACAGGCTAAGCAAATTCTTGTTGTTGACCTGGATGTCCATCAGGGAAACGGAACTGCGCAGATTTTTAAGAATGAACCCCGGGTGTTTACTTTTTCCATGCATGGAGCAAATAATTATCCGCTTATCAAAGAATCATCCGATTTGGATATTGGCCTGCCGGATGGTACCGATGATGCATTCTATTTGAAGACACTGGATACTAACCTTAAGAACCTGCTTGATAAAGTTCAACCTGACTTCATCTTTTTCCAATCCGGTGTTGATATTCTGGAAACCGACAAACTTGGTAAACTCTCGGTCACCCGCGAGGGATGCAAACAGCGTGACCGGATTGTACTGGAGGCAGCCAAAAAAAATAAAATACCGTTGGTAGCCAGTATGGGTGGCGGCTATTCTGAAAACTTCCGCGATATTATAGAAGCCCATGCCAATACGTTTAGATTGGCTCAGGAAATTTTCTTTTAA
- a CDS encoding MHS family MFS transporter yields MMQQRKTSLWPVITASSVGTLIEWYDFYIFGSLATILSEQFFPKTNPTAAFLSTLATFAAGFIVRPFGALVFGRLGDKVGRKYTFLITLVLMGTSTFLIGLVPGYETIGLFAPLIVLLLRLVQGLALGGEYGGAATYVAEHSPPGKRGFYTSFIQTTATLGLFVSLGVIVFIRQTMGIEEFTAWGWRIPFLLSAILVGISIYIRLRMEESPLFTEIKSKGKLSVNPIKESFGKKENLKWVLLALFGATAGQGVVWYTGQFYALSFIQKTCNIEFVQSNYIVATALVIGTPLFIFFGWWSDKIGRKYIMMAGMVLAVFLYRPVYKSMVRISDPTIKAEQSAGEPFESVTVTSSGDTTRVYKIERQFTDGTTVLETITKKGSSKEAKKEVRLAGTNYRLMIALIALQVLFVTMVYGPIAAFLVELFPTRIRYTSMSLPYHIGNGIFGGLTPFIATALATTGGPFAGLWYPVTVAALSAIVGLIFLPNRSNTEL; encoded by the coding sequence ATGATGCAACAACGTAAAACTTCGCTGTGGCCGGTTATAACGGCCTCCTCGGTCGGTACCTTAATCGAGTGGTACGATTTTTACATCTTTGGCAGCCTGGCTACCATTCTTTCCGAGCAGTTTTTTCCAAAAACAAATCCAACCGCGGCCTTCCTCTCTACACTGGCTACGTTTGCAGCCGGTTTTATTGTGAGGCCCTTTGGCGCACTGGTATTCGGCAGGCTGGGCGATAAAGTGGGACGGAAATACACCTTTCTGATCACACTTGTGCTGATGGGAACATCCACTTTCCTTATCGGACTTGTACCGGGCTACGAGACCATCGGATTGTTTGCTCCGCTTATCGTGTTACTTCTGCGTTTGGTGCAAGGGCTTGCGCTGGGAGGTGAGTATGGAGGTGCCGCAACCTACGTGGCCGAGCATTCGCCACCGGGCAAGCGCGGATTCTACACAAGTTTTATTCAGACTACTGCCACGTTGGGATTATTTGTATCGCTGGGTGTAATTGTTTTTATCCGGCAAACGATGGGAATTGAAGAGTTTACCGCCTGGGGCTGGCGCATTCCGTTTTTGCTTTCAGCCATACTGGTGGGTATATCTATTTATATCCGCCTGCGGATGGAAGAATCTCCGCTATTCACCGAAATCAAATCGAAAGGAAAGTTATCAGTTAACCCAATCAAGGAAAGTTTTGGTAAAAAAGAAAACCTGAAGTGGGTGTTGCTTGCGCTTTTTGGCGCAACAGCAGGGCAGGGGGTGGTGTGGTACACGGGTCAGTTTTATGCGCTTTCATTTATTCAAAAAACCTGCAACATCGAGTTTGTCCAATCGAACTACATTGTTGCAACGGCTTTGGTAATCGGAACGCCTTTGTTCATATTTTTTGGATGGTGGTCAGATAAAATCGGAAGGAAGTACATTATGATGGCCGGAATGGTTCTGGCGGTTTTTCTCTATCGGCCGGTATACAAATCCATGGTAAGGATTAGCGATCCAACAATAAAAGCTGAGCAATCGGCCGGTGAGCCGTTTGAATCGGTAACGGTCACCTCGTCAGGCGATACTACTCGAGTTTATAAAATTGAACGTCAGTTTACAGATGGCACAACGGTTTTGGAAACAATTACGAAAAAGGGTAGTTCAAAGGAAGCAAAGAAGGAGGTTCGTCTTGCCGGTACGAATTACCGGCTTATGATTGCCCTTATTGCCTTACAGGTGCTGTTTGTAACCATGGTGTACGGCCCGATAGCGGCTTTCCTGGTTGAATTGTTCCCAACCCGTATCCGTTATACTTCGATGTCGCTCCCGTATCACATTGGTAATGGGATATTTGGAGGCTTAACACCATTCATTGCAACGGCATTGGCTACAACCGGTGGCCCGTTTGCCGGGCTTTGGTATCCGGTAACGGTTGCCGCATTGTCTGCCATCGTGGGCCTTATCTTTTTGCCGAACCGTTCAAATACCGAACTTTAG
- a CDS encoding tetratricopeptide repeat protein — translation MDKVSYAVVGAWLLLILPLESFCQRGRETSENLYELALADYRQGMYEKAISQVTRSIFLNAVNTEAYTLRAACKEQLKDYKGALTDLNTVLEIDPDNYEVLFKRATIRYQVNQPEFARQDFIRLLTLPTSETNTVFYRQSAHRPGTDQIVTAQSRLRSQLFSYLGLIDLQLNNCKAAIAWLDSAIAITSEDADFYLNRFLAKKQCGEENFVDDLQTALRFNPDHALAKHHWALLEINADDVTREKLFTDAIAADSLLLYPYLQRGLHRMKNKDYKGALADYERALKIKEDDPEIWLNHGLLKEKLSDMQGAYSDYSRAIELQEDYVQAWLNRGNLLAQQKKYSEAVEDYSVALLYKPDYAAAYYNRALVYHTLKNLQKACADLQQAQRFGFSVTDEMKRKLCPPD, via the coding sequence GTGGATAAGGTATCATATGCAGTAGTCGGTGCGTGGTTACTCCTGATCCTTCCACTGGAATCTTTTTGCCAACGTGGCCGTGAGACTTCGGAAAATCTATATGAACTGGCATTAGCCGATTATCGGCAGGGTATGTACGAAAAAGCTATTTCGCAAGTAACCCGTTCGATTTTTTTAAATGCCGTTAATACCGAAGCCTATACGCTGCGTGCAGCTTGTAAAGAACAGTTAAAGGATTATAAAGGCGCATTGACTGATTTAAATACAGTCTTGGAAATTGATCCCGATAATTACGAAGTGCTGTTTAAGCGGGCCACCATCCGGTATCAGGTAAATCAACCAGAGTTTGCCAGGCAAGATTTTATCCGGCTTCTGACACTACCCACCTCCGAAACAAATACTGTTTTTTACCGGCAGTCGGCACACCGACCGGGTACCGACCAGATTGTAACTGCACAAAGCCGGTTGCGGTCGCAATTATTCAGTTACCTTGGGTTGATCGATCTGCAATTAAATAATTGCAAAGCGGCAATTGCCTGGCTTGATTCAGCAATTGCCATCACTTCGGAGGATGCCGATTTTTACCTTAATCGTTTTTTGGCAAAGAAACAATGCGGTGAAGAGAACTTTGTGGATGACTTACAAACAGCGCTCCGCTTTAATCCTGACCATGCGCTTGCTAAACACCACTGGGCCCTGCTGGAAATAAATGCGGATGACGTTACCCGAGAAAAGTTATTTACTGATGCAATTGCTGCCGACTCGTTGCTTCTTTATCCTTACCTGCAGCGTGGTCTCCATCGAATGAAAAATAAAGATTACAAAGGAGCCTTGGCTGATTACGAACGAGCCCTTAAAATAAAAGAGGATGATCCGGAAATTTGGTTAAACCACGGCCTTCTTAAAGAAAAGCTTAGCGACATGCAGGGTGCGTATTCTGATTATTCGCGTGCTATTGAATTGCAGGAAGATTATGTACAGGCCTGGCTTAACCGGGGCAATTTGCTGGCCCAACAGAAGAAATATTCAGAAGCTGTCGAAGATTACTCGGTGGCTTTACTTTACAAACCTGATTATGCGGCCGCCTATTATAATCGCGCGCTGGTGTATCACACGTTAAAGAATCTCCAAAAGGCCTGCGCTGACCTCCAGCAGGCTCAGCGGTTTGGGTTCAGCGTTACTGATGAAATGAAACGGAAACTATGCCCACCCGATTGA
- a CDS encoding transporter: MRIVIFAWLGFVSGIPAFSQGEIFELRPYDPANVQSRVAFDFDSYYFVAGNKFFVARAGFYYGIPNDRHAFGLTIPLVHSIFNADFAGYENTTGIGDIRMSYLGAPYVKKTPLGLERVSFYFDVTAPTGNADLGHGVGWWLYKPGLIFSVQPGPAFSLYPEVRFQFSSKQVNSRGGADGVPDLENPEKDEKLQYLTLALPLTYVIEDWNGWVSMHTEYAYTFVEETYFLFLRFDFGRMMGKHSAAGLQITKFIAGQPRLETLVRVRFNFFIRH, translated from the coding sequence ATGCGCATTGTTATCTTTGCCTGGTTAGGCTTCGTCAGTGGTATCCCGGCTTTTTCACAAGGCGAAATTTTTGAACTGCGGCCTTATGATCCGGCTAACGTTCAAAGCCGGGTAGCGTTTGATTTTGACTCGTATTATTTCGTTGCCGGCAATAAGTTTTTTGTTGCCCGGGCCGGGTTTTATTACGGCATTCCCAACGACCGTCATGCCTTCGGTTTAACTATTCCGTTGGTGCATAGTATTTTCAACGCAGATTTTGCCGGTTACGAAAACACCACTGGTATTGGCGATATCCGGATGAGTTACCTGGGGGCACCCTATGTTAAGAAAACGCCCTTGGGGCTGGAGCGGGTATCCTTCTATTTTGATGTAACGGCTCCTACAGGCAATGCCGACCTGGGTCATGGTGTAGGATGGTGGCTTTATAAACCCGGCTTAATCTTTTCCGTTCAGCCGGGCCCGGCTTTTAGTTTATATCCTGAAGTCCGGTTTCAGTTCTCCTCCAAGCAAGTGAACAGCCGCGGTGGTGCTGATGGCGTTCCTGACTTGGAGAATCCTGAAAAGGATGAGAAACTGCAGTACTTAACCCTTGCCTTGCCCTTAACCTACGTTATAGAAGACTGGAACGGATGGGTAAGCATGCATACGGAATACGCCTATACCTTTGTTGAAGAAACCTACTTTTTATTTTTGCGGTTTGATTTCGGCAGAATGATGGGCAAACACTCGGCTGCCGGATTGCAGATTACTAAATTTATTGCCGGCCAGCCGCGGTTGGAAACTTTGGTTCGGGTGAGGTTTAATTTTTTTATCAGACACTAA
- a CDS encoding Ku protein, producing the protein MRAIWKGHIRFSLVTIPIRIYNAIDNAQTISFNLLSREGHNPVAYEKKDKVTGKVLRNEDIVKGYQYEPGQFVIIEQEDLDKVKLKSTKVIEIDGFVKAEEVHPTLYESPYFIGPDGDVAAKTYALLAATLKESGKVGVGKVVLRDRETPVLLNPHEGGILMYRLRYPNEVRSIKEVPQLLEARADKEQLKLAKSLVDSMTTKFANIKMEDHYADELKKIIQAKIEGKEIISIEEAEPEIVDIMTALKASIERAKKKPMEKAKGAVAQKTSKQKALKRKAG; encoded by the coding sequence ATGAGAGCAATCTGGAAAGGCCACATCCGGTTTTCGCTGGTAACAATTCCCATCCGGATATACAATGCCATTGACAATGCACAGACTATTAGTTTCAACCTGCTGTCGCGCGAGGGGCATAATCCGGTTGCGTATGAAAAGAAGGACAAGGTAACCGGCAAGGTATTGCGTAACGAAGATATTGTTAAAGGGTACCAATACGAGCCCGGACAGTTTGTGATTATAGAACAGGAAGATCTTGATAAGGTTAAACTAAAGAGCACAAAAGTTATTGAGATTGACGGTTTTGTGAAGGCTGAAGAAGTACACCCAACCTTATACGAATCGCCCTACTTTATAGGCCCTGATGGCGATGTGGCTGCCAAAACCTACGCCTTGCTGGCTGCAACACTTAAAGAATCAGGTAAAGTAGGAGTAGGTAAAGTTGTTCTGCGCGACCGTGAAACACCGGTTTTGCTCAATCCTCATGAAGGAGGTATTCTCATGTATAGGCTTCGCTATCCAAACGAAGTGCGGAGTATAAAGGAAGTGCCTCAATTACTTGAGGCCAGGGCCGATAAGGAGCAGCTTAAACTGGCCAAATCGCTGGTTGATTCCATGACGACAAAATTTGCGAACATCAAAATGGAGGATCATTATGCCGATGAGCTGAAAAAAATCATTCAGGCTAAAATTGAAGGTAAAGAAATCATATCCATCGAAGAGGCTGAACCGGAAATTGTTGATATTATGACTGCCCTTAAAGCCAGCATTGAACGCGCCAAAAAGAAACCAATGGAGAAGGCCAAAGGTGCGGTTGCCCAAAAGACAAGCAAGCAAAAAGCACTGAAACGGAAAGCAGGCTGA
- a CDS encoding tetratricopeptide repeat protein codes for MAKVVKFPGPAPEKFGLQRARKRKGDLPGKAGQLNLFGGRVIKLNHLSTFEEALMLDEAGNYEQASVLYQKAIGEGDFVADAWCNLGIIESQKENHARAIDAFTKCLVNDPRHYEAHYNLANLYAEVGNYALAKVHYAIASEIEPTFPNSYFNLGITLAMNREYTEAIRVLKKYCSLTPAEDHGPAIELISQLSSLG; via the coding sequence ATGGCTAAAGTTGTAAAATTTCCAGGGCCTGCACCTGAAAAATTCGGACTGCAAAGGGCGCGAAAACGAAAGGGTGATTTACCCGGCAAAGCCGGTCAGTTAAACCTTTTTGGCGGGCGAGTTATCAAACTTAACCACTTGTCGACCTTTGAGGAGGCTCTGATGCTTGATGAGGCCGGTAACTATGAGCAAGCCAGTGTTCTGTACCAGAAGGCAATTGGTGAGGGTGATTTCGTTGCTGATGCCTGGTGCAACCTGGGAATAATCGAATCGCAAAAGGAAAACCATGCCCGCGCCATTGATGCCTTTACCAAATGTTTAGTCAACGACCCCAGGCATTACGAAGCACATTATAACCTGGCCAACCTGTATGCCGAAGTGGGTAATTATGCATTGGCGAAAGTACACTATGCTATCGCATCAGAAATTGAGCCGACATTTCCAAACAGTTACTTTAATCTGGGCATTACATTGGCGATGAACCGGGAGTACACCGAAGCTATTCGAGTACTAAAAAAATACTGCAGCCTGACACCGGCTGAGGATCATGGGCCGGCCATTGAACTTATCAGTCAGCTTTCTTCGCTCGGCTAA
- a CDS encoding DUF3667 domain-containing protein, whose product MAHETTTHTCKSCGNQFTGLYCNLCGEKVIEPKDRSFKVFLSNILIAITFADSRFIKTLWMIIRNPGFLSKEYAEGRRVNYLRPLQLFFILNLIYFLFPVLQLFNSSLRTQMYYLFHSPWVRTLVIERITASGMSLQGYELMYNAKSTSLAKLLVVVYVLLASIPLSLIYLKKRNRYFTDHVTLSVELACYNLFVNAILLSALLWVVSWLLRLGNLPWQGYLNENTLTGIFVTTNLYFVYRASATFYDQQGKRLWIKSILVIIGLFLALEAYRLLLFLVTFWSV is encoded by the coding sequence ATGGCCCACGAAACCACTACCCATACCTGTAAAAGTTGCGGTAACCAGTTTACAGGATTGTATTGTAACCTATGCGGTGAGAAGGTAATCGAGCCGAAAGACCGGTCCTTTAAAGTCTTCCTCTCCAACATCCTTATAGCCATCACGTTTGCCGACAGTCGGTTTATTAAAACGCTTTGGATGATTATCCGGAACCCGGGGTTTCTTTCAAAAGAATATGCCGAAGGCCGTAGGGTGAACTACCTCAGGCCCCTCCAGTTATTTTTCATCCTGAACCTGATATATTTTTTGTTTCCAGTGCTTCAGCTTTTTAACTCCTCGCTCCGCACACAGATGTATTACCTGTTTCACAGCCCTTGGGTGCGAACGCTTGTCATAGAAAGGATTACTGCCTCGGGTATGAGCTTACAGGGTTATGAATTGATGTACAATGCCAAATCAACAAGTCTGGCAAAGTTACTGGTTGTAGTTTATGTTTTGCTGGCCTCCATCCCGCTCAGCCTAATCTATTTGAAAAAGAGGAATCGCTACTTTACCGACCATGTAACCCTTTCGGTTGAACTTGCCTGTTATAATCTCTTTGTCAACGCCATTTTGCTGTCAGCGTTGCTTTGGGTGGTTAGCTGGCTATTACGATTAGGAAACCTGCCCTGGCAGGGTTATCTGAATGAAAATACATTAACCGGAATTTTTGTAACAACTAACTTGTACTTTGTTTATCGGGCCTCTGCTACATTTTATGATCAACAAGGAAAGCGCTTGTGGATAAAAAGCATTCTTGTGATTATTGGGCTCTTCCTTGCGCTTGAGGCCTATCGGCTGTTATTGTTCCTGGTGACCTTCTGGTCAGTTTAA
- a CDS encoding dienelactone hydrolase family protein — MAHGAGAGMRHPFMQRVAEELAGHRIATIRYNFPFTENNKKRPDSPAVAMATVKAAINFASVQYPGIPLFAGGKSFGGRMTSQFIAQHGAANVKGIVFFGFPLHPAGKPGVERANHLQQLAVPMLFLQGTRDPLADVNLITKVCSDLKTATLITFEQADHSFKVSKHDLLPVLARHTVKWMKMVES, encoded by the coding sequence ATGGCACATGGGGCCGGTGCAGGCATGCGTCATCCTTTTATGCAGCGGGTTGCTGAAGAATTAGCCGGGCACCGGATTGCGACAATTCGCTATAATTTTCCTTTCACAGAGAATAATAAAAAACGACCTGATTCACCGGCTGTAGCGATGGCCACGGTTAAGGCAGCTATAAATTTTGCCTCTGTTCAGTATCCCGGTATTCCGCTGTTTGCCGGTGGTAAATCGTTTGGTGGCAGAATGACATCACAATTCATCGCACAACACGGTGCTGCAAATGTTAAAGGCATTGTGTTTTTTGGTTTTCCGCTTCATCCGGCCGGAAAACCAGGTGTTGAACGTGCTAACCATCTTCAGCAACTGGCTGTTCCTATGCTCTTTCTTCAGGGGACACGCGACCCGCTTGCTGATGTTAACTTAATAACGAAGGTATGTTCAGACCTGAAAACGGCCACACTCATTACGTTTGAACAGGCCGATCATTCCTTTAAGGTATCTAAACACGACCTGCTACCGGTACTTGCCCGGCATACTGTTAAATGGATGAAAATGGTGGAGTCCTGA